Proteins encoded in a region of the Dethiosulfovibrio russensis genome:
- a CDS encoding HD domain-containing phosphohydrolase has product MIDNRKTLLVVDDREINIDIMLSFLSDEYQISVAMDGETALSLAREVHPNLILLDVMLPDLDGFEVCRRLKTDGKTDRIPVIFVTSLNQEMDEARGLELGAVDYITRPFSPPLVMARIRNHLELERHRNNLERLVRERTKDLQIAQLASVHCMATLAEARDHDTGAHIQRTRKYVLLLGNDLAKTNRRDRRITEREVDLMAQTSPLHDVGKIGLPDKILLKPGKLTPKEFDEMKRHTIYGGDILRNVEREMGSVPFLVMAREIAENHHEKWDGSGYPRGLSGPQIPLSARIMAVADVYDALRSSRPYKEAFSHEKAVSIMTDGSEGHFDPVLIERFLELQDQFDRVSRQTK; this is encoded by the coding sequence ATGATCGACAACAGAAAGACCCTTTTGGTTGTAGACGACAGGGAGATAAACATAGACATAATGCTCTCATTCCTGTCCGATGAATACCAGATAAGCGTCGCCATGGACGGAGAGACTGCGCTGAGCCTGGCCCGGGAGGTCCATCCCAACCTGATTCTACTGGATGTCATGCTTCCAGACCTGGACGGTTTCGAGGTATGCAGACGACTTAAAACCGACGGGAAGACCGATCGAATACCGGTAATCTTCGTGACTTCCCTCAACCAGGAGATGGACGAAGCCCGAGGGTTGGAACTGGGCGCGGTGGACTACATAACCAGGCCCTTCAGCCCTCCTCTCGTGATGGCCAGGATAAGAAACCATCTGGAACTGGAAAGACATCGAAACAACCTGGAAAGGCTGGTCAGGGAGAGGACAAAGGATCTTCAGATAGCTCAGCTTGCCTCGGTCCACTGTATGGCGACTCTAGCCGAGGCGAGAGATCACGACACCGGAGCCCATATACAGAGAACTAGAAAATACGTCTTGCTCCTAGGCAACGACCTTGCGAAAACAAACAGGAGAGATAGACGGATCACGGAAAGAGAGGTCGACCTAATGGCCCAGACGTCTCCCCTACACGACGTGGGGAAGATCGGCCTACCGGACAAAATCCTGTTGAAACCGGGTAAACTAACTCCCAAGGAGTTCGACGAGATGAAACGACACACCATATACGGTGGAGACATCCTACGAAACGTCGAGAGAGAGATGGGCTCCGTGCCTTTTCTGGTTATGGCCAGGGAAATAGCGGAAAATCATCACGAAAAATGGGATGGCTCTGGCTATCCCAGAGGCCTGTCCGGACCACAGATACCGCTCTCTGCCAGGATAATGGCCGTCGCCGACGTGTACGACGCACTGAGAAGCTCCCGCCCCTACAAGGAAGCTTTCTCTCACGAAAAAGCGGTATCCATAATGACCGATGGGTCGGAGGGGCATTTCGACCCAGTCCTGATAGAGAGATTTCTCGAGTTGCAAGATCAGTTCGACAGGGTCTCCAGACAGACGAAATAG
- a CDS encoding NRAMP family divalent metal transporter, with the protein MSTEKITLGDEKAKQGSTLSVLMGAAFLMATSAIGPGFLTQTAVFTEKMQLAFAFAILASVLIDIVVQMNIWRILAVSGMRAQDVANKVLPGLGYFIAFAVALGGLVFNIGNVGGAAMGVNVLTGLPIPVGASISALIAIFIFLRKEMGNAMDKFTQILGFVMIAMVLFMVFRTHPPVGAALKEAVLPSHIDWMIVLTLVGGTVGGYISFAGAHRIIDAGLTGEENIGAISKGSINAVAITGIMRFLLFLAILGVVMMGHPLDPTNPPASAFQIGAGDLGYKIFGIILWAAGITSVIGASYTSISFLRTLFKSVGDHYRAWMIGFIVFSTAILATIGKPVALLIFAGSINGLILPLALISVLLAAHRKDIVGTYRHPMWMSIIGYVMAAFTMWMGVKSLSKIMALFS; encoded by the coding sequence ATGTCCACGGAAAAGATCACTTTAGGAGACGAAAAGGCGAAACAGGGCAGCACTTTAAGCGTGCTGATGGGGGCAGCCTTCCTCATGGCCACATCCGCCATAGGGCCGGGATTCTTGACCCAGACGGCGGTGTTCACGGAGAAAATGCAGCTGGCCTTCGCCTTCGCCATTCTGGCGTCGGTGCTGATCGACATAGTGGTCCAGATGAACATATGGAGGATACTGGCCGTATCGGGAATGAGGGCCCAAGACGTGGCGAACAAAGTGCTCCCGGGCCTGGGATATTTCATAGCCTTCGCCGTAGCCCTGGGCGGTCTGGTGTTCAACATAGGCAACGTAGGAGGGGCGGCCATGGGAGTCAACGTCCTGACCGGCCTTCCCATACCGGTCGGAGCTAGTATCAGCGCCCTCATAGCCATCTTCATCTTCCTCCGCAAGGAGATGGGGAACGCAATGGACAAGTTCACCCAGATCTTGGGTTTCGTTATGATAGCCATGGTGCTGTTCATGGTCTTCAGGACCCATCCTCCCGTAGGAGCCGCCCTTAAAGAGGCCGTGTTACCCTCACATATCGACTGGATGATCGTCCTCACCCTTGTCGGAGGAACCGTCGGAGGATACATCTCCTTCGCCGGAGCCCACAGGATAATAGACGCCGGCCTCACCGGCGAGGAGAACATCGGGGCCATAAGCAAGGGATCCATCAACGCCGTCGCAATAACCGGCATCATGAGGTTCCTTCTCTTCCTGGCGATCCTGGGAGTCGTCATGATGGGGCACCCCCTCGACCCGACCAATCCCCCCGCATCGGCTTTCCAGATTGGAGCGGGAGACCTGGGCTACAAGATCTTCGGAATAATCCTCTGGGCCGCCGGGATCACCTCTGTCATAGGGGCCTCCTACACGTCCATATCCTTCCTCAGGACCCTCTTCAAATCGGTAGGCGATCACTACAGGGCCTGGATGATAGGGTTCATAGTGTTCTCCACCGCCATACTCGCTACGATAGGCAAACCGGTCGCCCTTCTTATCTTCGCCGGATCGATCAACGGTCTCATACTGCCTCTGGCCCTGATATCGGTGCTTCTTGCGGCGCATAGAAAGGACATCGTAGGAACCTACAGACACCCCATGTGGATGTCCATCATAGGCTACGTCATGGCGGCCTTCACCATGTGGATGGGGGTCAAATCACTCAGCAAGATTATGGCGCTGTTCTCATGA
- the pxpB gene encoding 5-oxoprolinase subunit PxpB: protein MKETEPKIRPAGDSCLVVDFGNAIALEINAKVQTLRSNLEARPVPGIMELMPTYRSLAVYFDPMETNLEGLRETISAEIGSIDEQVEIGSKEAVIPVCYGGEYGPDLESVAKHHGISEEEVIRRHCSNSCYCYMLGFTPGFSYLGGMDESIATPRLETPRELIPAGSVGIAGKQTGIYPIDSPGGWQLIGRTPLVMYDPAREPATLLDAGLWIRFRPVQKDEYLDIREKAIKNAYELEIVEKGDGTL, encoded by the coding sequence ATGAAAGAGACAGAACCAAAGATACGGCCAGCCGGAGACTCCTGCCTGGTCGTCGATTTCGGAAACGCCATAGCCCTGGAGATAAACGCCAAGGTACAGACCCTTAGATCCAATCTGGAGGCCCGTCCCGTTCCGGGCATCATGGAGCTCATGCCCACATATCGATCTCTCGCCGTCTATTTCGATCCGATGGAGACGAATCTGGAGGGGCTTCGAGAGACCATATCGGCCGAAATAGGATCGATAGACGAGCAAGTCGAGATAGGATCCAAAGAGGCCGTCATTCCGGTATGCTACGGCGGCGAATACGGTCCGGATCTCGAATCGGTGGCGAAACACCACGGGATATCCGAGGAAGAGGTCATACGCCGTCACTGCTCCAACAGCTGCTACTGCTACATGCTGGGCTTCACCCCCGGATTCTCCTATCTGGGAGGAATGGACGAATCCATAGCCACCCCCAGGTTGGAGACCCCCAGAGAGCTGATACCGGCTGGCAGCGTCGGCATAGCGGGCAAGCAGACCGGGATCTACCCCATAGACAGCCCCGGAGGCTGGCAGCTTATAGGGCGCACTCCCCTGGTGATGTACGACCCGGCCAGAGAGCCCGCCACCCTTCTCGACGCAGGGCTCTGGATTCGATTCCGCCCGGTCCAAAAGGACGAATATCTGGACATCAGGGAAAAGGCAATTAAAAACGCCTATGAGCTGGAGATAGTCGAGAAGGGAGATGGGACACTATGA